Proteins from one Coturnix japonica isolate 7356 chromosome 5, Coturnix japonica 2.1, whole genome shotgun sequence genomic window:
- the ANKRD13D gene encoding ankyrin repeat domain-containing protein 13D isoform X2 has protein sequence MSGNVRMPKKNTHTQKKEGKQTNKKAVFFIIKMWKTTVRLRSLRGGTGTRRVGRTWRAPGAVGALGGYPVPAPPRAAALRCAALHRATATPARSHCGQARSCCWAPVRCTARTGPARIPGTWCGNGPRRRHLPAAPPRVAQPAPGAGQCAALRHGARRHDVELTDPRGRTPLHLATTLGHLESVRVLLRHNANVGRENANGWTVLQEAVSTGDPEIVQLVLQYRDYQRATRRLAGIPELLSKLRRASDFYVEMKWEFTSWVPLVSKVCPSDVYRVWKRGESLRVDTTLLGFEHMTWQRGRRSYIFKGEEEGAVVMEVDHDKQVVYTETLALALHEPDLLLAAMQPSEEHVAGRLTSPIVSTHLDTRNIAFERNKSGIWGWRSEKMEVVSGYEAKVYSASNVELVTKTRTEHLSDQDKSRSKGSRTPFHSFLGLAQQHSTHNGAPAPPAASPTNPTAITLEEYFDPHFDLEARNIGRPIEVSSKVQRFKATLWLCEEHPLSLAEQVAPIIDLMAISNAHFAKLRDFITLKLPPGFPVKIEIPLFHVLNARITFSNLCGCDQPLGSVRVCNPTQPPGARAAGPGGWPFPCEVEPAVFEVPPGYTVMGAGRSEPLREDEDDLLQFAIQQSLLEAGSETEQVTVWEALTNARPGPRPPPYDEELQLERALQESLLLQAGPGPADTGTAPANPGYGGFAEQLRLAMALSEREQEERERRRREEDEELQRILRLSLTDK, from the exons ATGAGCGGAAACGTGAGAATGcctaaaaaaaacacacacacacaaaaaaaagaagggaaacaaacaaacaaaaaagcagttttttttataataaaaatgtggaaaacCACAGTCAGGCTCCGGAGTCTGCGGGGCGGCACCGGGACGAGGAGAGTGGGGAGGACATGGCGAGCGCCCGGTGCCGTGGGGGCGCTGGGGGGTTACCCGGTgccggccccgccccgcgccgccgcgctgcgctgcgctgcgctgcaCCGCGCCACCGCCACCCCCGCGCGCAGCCATTGCGGGCAGGCgcggagctgctgctgggccccCGTGCGCTGTACGGCCCGGACCGGCCCGGCCCGGATCCCGGGGACATGGTGCGGGAATGGCCCGCGCCGCAGACACCTTCCCGCTGCACCGCCTCGTGTGGCACAACCGGCACCAGGCGCTGGACAGTGCGCTGCGCTCCGGCACGGTGCGCGCCGG CACGACGTGGAGCTGACGGACCCCCGAGGACGCACCCCGCTGCACCTGGCCACCACGCTGGGCCACCTGGAGTCGGTGCGGGTGCTGCTGCGGCACAACGCCAACGTGGGCCGGGAGAACGCCAACGGCTGGACGG tgctgcaggaggcgGTGAGCACCGGGGATCCCGAGATAGTGCAGCTGGTGCTCCAGTACCGCGACTACCAGCGGGCAACGCGGCGGCTTGCCGGCATCCCCGAGCTGCTCAGCAAGCTGCGCCGG GCCTCTGACTTCTACGTGGAGATGAAGTGGGAATTTACCAGCTGGG tgcccCTCGTGTCCAAGGTGTGCCCCAGTGATGTGTACCGTGTCTGGAAGCGGGGTGAGAGCCTGCGGGTGGACACCACGCTGCTGGGCTTCGAGCACATGACGTGGCAGCGGGGCCGCCGCAGCTACATCTTCAAGGGAGAAG AGGAGGGAGCGGTGGTGATGGAGGTGGACCACGACAAGCAGGTGGTGTACACTGAGACGCTGGCACTGGCCCTGCACGAGCCAgacctgctgctggcagccatgCAGCCCTCGGAGGAGCATGTGGCTGGGCGGCTGACGTCGCCCATCGTCTCCACGCACCTGGACACCAGGAACATCGCCTTTGAGCG GAACAAGTCAGGGATCTGGGGATGGCGCTCAGAGAAGATGGAGGTGGTCAGCGGCTACGAGGCCAAG GTGTACAGTGCCAGCAATGTGGAGCTGGTCACCAAGACGAGGACAGAGCACCTCTCGGATCAGGACAAGTCCCGCTCTAAAG GCTCCCGCACCCCCTTCCACTCCTTTCTGggcctggcacagcagcacagcactcacaATGGG GCACCCGCGCCTCCTGCCGCCAGCCCCACCAACCCCACGGCCATCACCCTGGAGGAGTATTTCGACCCACACTTCGACCTGGAGGCGCGCAACATCGGGCGCCCCATCGAGGTGTCCAGCAAGGTGCAGAG GTTCAAGGCCACGCTGTGGCTCTGCGAGGAGCACCCGCTGTCGCTGGCCGAGCAGGTGGCCCCCATCATCGACCTGATGGCCATCAGCAATGCGCATTTCGCCAAGCTGCGCGACTTCATCACCCTGAAGCTGCCCCCCGGCTTCCCCGTCAAGATTG AGATCCCCCTATTCCACGTCCTCAACGCCCGCATCACCTTCAGCAACCTCTGCGGCTGCGACCAACCGCTGGGCTCAGTGCGGGTCTGCAACCCTACGCAGCCCCCCGGTGCCAGGGCGGCCGGGCCTGGAG GATGGCCGTTCCCGTGCGAGGTGGAGCCGGCGGTGTTCGAGGTGCCGCCGGGATACACAGTGATGGGCGCGGGGCGCAGCGAGCCGCTGCGGGAGGATGAGGATGATTTGCTGCAGTTTGCCATCCAGCAGAGCCTGCTGGAAGCAGGCAGCGAGACCGAGCAG GTGACCGTGTGGGAGGCGCTGACCAACGCCCGGCCGGGGCCGCGCCCGCCGCCCTACGacgaggagctgcagctggagcg GGCGCTGCAGGagagcctgctgctgcaggccGGGCCCGGACCGGCCGACACCGGCACCGCCCCCGCCAACCCCGGCTACGGTGGCTTCGCGGAGCAGCTGCGGTTGGCCATGGCGCTGTCGGAGCGCGAGCAGGAGGAGCGAGAGCGGCGCCGGCGGGAGGAGGACGAGGAGCTGCAGCGCATCCTGCGCCTCTCGCTCACCGACAAGTAG
- the ANKRD13D gene encoding ankyrin repeat domain-containing protein 13D isoform X4, producing the protein MSGNVRMPKKNTHTQKKEGKQTNKKAVFFIIKMWKTTVRLRSLRGGTGTRRVGRTWRAPGAVGALGGYPVPAPPRAAALRCAALHRATATPARSHCGQARSCCWAPVRCTARTGPARIPGTWCGNGPRRRHLPAAPPRVAQPAPGAGQCAALRHGARRHDVELTDPRGRTPLHLATTLGHLESVRVLLRHNANVGRENANGWTVLQEAVSTGDPEIVQLVLQYRDYQRATRRLAGIPELLSKLRRASDFYVEMKWEFTSWVPLVSKVCPSDVYRVWKRGESLRVDTTLLGFEHMTWQRGRRSYIFKGEEEGAVVMEVDHDKQVVYTETLALALHEPDLLLAAMQPSEEHVAGRLTSPIVSTHLDTRNIAFERNKSGIWGWRSEKMEVVSGYEAKVPLAGPPHPLLQVYSASNVELVTKTRTEHLSDQDKSRSKGSRTPFHSFLGLAQQHSTHNGAPAPPAASPTNPTAITLEEYFDPHFDLEARNIGRPIEVSSKVQRFKATLWLCEEHPLSLAEQVAPIIDLMAISNAHFAKLRDFITLKLPPGFPVKIDPPIPRPQRPHHLQQPLRLRPTAGLSAGLQPYAAPRCQGGRAWRMAVPVRGGAGGVRGAAGIHSDGRGAQRAAAGG; encoded by the exons ATGAGCGGAAACGTGAGAATGcctaaaaaaaacacacacacacaaaaaaaagaagggaaacaaacaaacaaaaaagcagttttttttataataaaaatgtggaaaacCACAGTCAGGCTCCGGAGTCTGCGGGGCGGCACCGGGACGAGGAGAGTGGGGAGGACATGGCGAGCGCCCGGTGCCGTGGGGGCGCTGGGGGGTTACCCGGTgccggccccgccccgcgccgccgcgctgcgctgcgctgcgctgcaCCGCGCCACCGCCACCCCCGCGCGCAGCCATTGCGGGCAGGCgcggagctgctgctgggccccCGTGCGCTGTACGGCCCGGACCGGCCCGGCCCGGATCCCGGGGACATGGTGCGGGAATGGCCCGCGCCGCAGACACCTTCCCGCTGCACCGCCTCGTGTGGCACAACCGGCACCAGGCGCTGGACAGTGCGCTGCGCTCCGGCACGGTGCGCGCCGG CACGACGTGGAGCTGACGGACCCCCGAGGACGCACCCCGCTGCACCTGGCCACCACGCTGGGCCACCTGGAGTCGGTGCGGGTGCTGCTGCGGCACAACGCCAACGTGGGCCGGGAGAACGCCAACGGCTGGACGG tgctgcaggaggcgGTGAGCACCGGGGATCCCGAGATAGTGCAGCTGGTGCTCCAGTACCGCGACTACCAGCGGGCAACGCGGCGGCTTGCCGGCATCCCCGAGCTGCTCAGCAAGCTGCGCCGG GCCTCTGACTTCTACGTGGAGATGAAGTGGGAATTTACCAGCTGGG tgcccCTCGTGTCCAAGGTGTGCCCCAGTGATGTGTACCGTGTCTGGAAGCGGGGTGAGAGCCTGCGGGTGGACACCACGCTGCTGGGCTTCGAGCACATGACGTGGCAGCGGGGCCGCCGCAGCTACATCTTCAAGGGAGAAG AGGAGGGAGCGGTGGTGATGGAGGTGGACCACGACAAGCAGGTGGTGTACACTGAGACGCTGGCACTGGCCCTGCACGAGCCAgacctgctgctggcagccatgCAGCCCTCGGAGGAGCATGTGGCTGGGCGGCTGACGTCGCCCATCGTCTCCACGCACCTGGACACCAGGAACATCGCCTTTGAGCG GAACAAGTCAGGGATCTGGGGATGGCGCTCAGAGAAGATGGAGGTGGTCAGCGGCTACGAGGCCAAGGTGCCGCTGGCAGG ACCACCTCATCCTCTCCTGCAGGTGTACAGTGCCAGCAATGTGGAGCTGGTCACCAAGACGAGGACAGAGCACCTCTCGGATCAGGACAAGTCCCGCTCTAAAG GCTCCCGCACCCCCTTCCACTCCTTTCTGggcctggcacagcagcacagcactcacaATGGG GCACCCGCGCCTCCTGCCGCCAGCCCCACCAACCCCACGGCCATCACCCTGGAGGAGTATTTCGACCCACACTTCGACCTGGAGGCGCGCAACATCGGGCGCCCCATCGAGGTGTCCAGCAAGGTGCAGAG GTTCAAGGCCACGCTGTGGCTCTGCGAGGAGCACCCGCTGTCGCTGGCCGAGCAGGTGGCCCCCATCATCGACCTGATGGCCATCAGCAATGCGCATTTCGCCAAGCTGCGCGACTTCATCACCCTGAAGCTGCCCCCCGGCTTCCCCGTCAAGATTG ATCCCCCTATTCCACGTCCTCAACGCCCGCATCACCTTCAGCAACCTCTGCGGCTGCGACCAACCGCTGGGCTCAGTGCGGGTCTGCAACCCTACGCAGCCCCCCGGTGCCAGGGCGGCCGGGCCTGGAG GATGGCCGTTCCCGTGCGAGGTGGAGCCGGCGGTGTTCGAGGTGCCGCCGGGATACACAGTGATGGGCGCGGGGCGCAGCGAGCCGCTGCGGGAGGATGA
- the ANKRD13D gene encoding ankyrin repeat domain-containing protein 13D isoform X5, which yields MSGNVRMPKKNTHTQKKEGKQTNKKAVFFIIKMWKTTVRLRSLRGGTGTRRVGRTWRAPGAVGALGGYPVPAPPRAAALRCAALHRATATPARSHCGQARSCCWAPVRCTARTGPARIPGTWCGNGPRRRHLPAAPPRVAQPAPGAGQCAALRHGARRHDVELTDPRGRTPLHLATTLGHLESVRVLLRHNANVGRENANGWTVLQEAVSTGDPEIVQLVLQYRDYQRATRRLAGIPELLSKLRRASDFYVEMKWEFTSWVPLVSKVCPSDVYRVWKRGESLRVDTTLLGFEHMTWQRGRRSYIFKGEEEGAVVMEVDHDKQVVYTETLALALHEPDLLLAAMQPSEEHVAGRLTSPIVSTHLDTRNIAFERNKSGIWGWRSEKMEVVSGYEAKVPLAGPPHPLLQVYSASNVELVTKTRTEHLSDQDKSRSKGSRTPFHSFLGLAQQHSTHNGAPAPPAASPTNPTAITLEEYFDPHFDLEARNIGRPIEVSSKVQGHAVALRGAPAVAGRAGGPHHRPDGHQQCAFRQAARLHHPEAAPRLPRQD from the exons ATGAGCGGAAACGTGAGAATGcctaaaaaaaacacacacacacaaaaaaaagaagggaaacaaacaaacaaaaaagcagttttttttataataaaaatgtggaaaacCACAGTCAGGCTCCGGAGTCTGCGGGGCGGCACCGGGACGAGGAGAGTGGGGAGGACATGGCGAGCGCCCGGTGCCGTGGGGGCGCTGGGGGGTTACCCGGTgccggccccgccccgcgccgccgcgctgcgctgcgctgcgctgcaCCGCGCCACCGCCACCCCCGCGCGCAGCCATTGCGGGCAGGCgcggagctgctgctgggccccCGTGCGCTGTACGGCCCGGACCGGCCCGGCCCGGATCCCGGGGACATGGTGCGGGAATGGCCCGCGCCGCAGACACCTTCCCGCTGCACCGCCTCGTGTGGCACAACCGGCACCAGGCGCTGGACAGTGCGCTGCGCTCCGGCACGGTGCGCGCCGG CACGACGTGGAGCTGACGGACCCCCGAGGACGCACCCCGCTGCACCTGGCCACCACGCTGGGCCACCTGGAGTCGGTGCGGGTGCTGCTGCGGCACAACGCCAACGTGGGCCGGGAGAACGCCAACGGCTGGACGG tgctgcaggaggcgGTGAGCACCGGGGATCCCGAGATAGTGCAGCTGGTGCTCCAGTACCGCGACTACCAGCGGGCAACGCGGCGGCTTGCCGGCATCCCCGAGCTGCTCAGCAAGCTGCGCCGG GCCTCTGACTTCTACGTGGAGATGAAGTGGGAATTTACCAGCTGGG tgcccCTCGTGTCCAAGGTGTGCCCCAGTGATGTGTACCGTGTCTGGAAGCGGGGTGAGAGCCTGCGGGTGGACACCACGCTGCTGGGCTTCGAGCACATGACGTGGCAGCGGGGCCGCCGCAGCTACATCTTCAAGGGAGAAG AGGAGGGAGCGGTGGTGATGGAGGTGGACCACGACAAGCAGGTGGTGTACACTGAGACGCTGGCACTGGCCCTGCACGAGCCAgacctgctgctggcagccatgCAGCCCTCGGAGGAGCATGTGGCTGGGCGGCTGACGTCGCCCATCGTCTCCACGCACCTGGACACCAGGAACATCGCCTTTGAGCG GAACAAGTCAGGGATCTGGGGATGGCGCTCAGAGAAGATGGAGGTGGTCAGCGGCTACGAGGCCAAGGTGCCGCTGGCAGG ACCACCTCATCCTCTCCTGCAGGTGTACAGTGCCAGCAATGTGGAGCTGGTCACCAAGACGAGGACAGAGCACCTCTCGGATCAGGACAAGTCCCGCTCTAAAG GCTCCCGCACCCCCTTCCACTCCTTTCTGggcctggcacagcagcacagcactcacaATGGG GCACCCGCGCCTCCTGCCGCCAGCCCCACCAACCCCACGGCCATCACCCTGGAGGAGTATTTCGACCCACACTTCGACCTGGAGGCGCGCAACATCGGGCGCCCCATCGAGGTGTCCAGCAAG GTTCAAGGCCACGCTGTGGCTCTGCGAGGAGCACCCGCTGTCGCTGGCCGAGCAGGTGGCCCCCATCATCGACCTGATGGCCATCAGCAATGCGCATTTCGCCAAGCTGCGCGACTTCATCACCCTGAAGCTGCCCCCCGGCTTCCCCGTCAAGATTG A
- the ANKRD13D gene encoding ankyrin repeat domain-containing protein 13D isoform X1, translated as MSGNVRMPKKNTHTQKKEGKQTNKKAVFFIIKMWKTTVRLRSLRGGTGTRRVGRTWRAPGAVGALGGYPVPAPPRAAALRCAALHRATATPARSHCGQARSCCWAPVRCTARTGPARIPGTWCGNGPRRRHLPAAPPRVAQPAPGAGQCAALRHGARRHDVELTDPRGRTPLHLATTLGHLESVRVLLRHNANVGRENANGWTVLQEAVSTGDPEIVQLVLQYRDYQRATRRLAGIPELLSKLRRASDFYVEMKWEFTSWVPLVSKVCPSDVYRVWKRGESLRVDTTLLGFEHMTWQRGRRSYIFKGEEEGAVVMEVDHDKQVVYTETLALALHEPDLLLAAMQPSEEHVAGRLTSPIVSTHLDTRNIAFERNKSGIWGWRSEKMEVVSGYEAKVPLAGPPHPLLQVYSASNVELVTKTRTEHLSDQDKSRSKGSRTPFHSFLGLAQQHSTHNGAPAPPAASPTNPTAITLEEYFDPHFDLEARNIGRPIEVSSKVQRFKATLWLCEEHPLSLAEQVAPIIDLMAISNAHFAKLRDFITLKLPPGFPVKIEIPLFHVLNARITFSNLCGCDQPLGSVRVCNPTQPPGARAAGPGGWPFPCEVEPAVFEVPPGYTVMGAGRSEPLREDEDDLLQFAIQQSLLEAGSETEQVTVWEALTNARPGPRPPPYDEELQLERALQESLLLQAGPGPADTGTAPANPGYGGFAEQLRLAMALSEREQEERERRRREEDEELQRILRLSLTDK; from the exons ATGAGCGGAAACGTGAGAATGcctaaaaaaaacacacacacacaaaaaaaagaagggaaacaaacaaacaaaaaagcagttttttttataataaaaatgtggaaaacCACAGTCAGGCTCCGGAGTCTGCGGGGCGGCACCGGGACGAGGAGAGTGGGGAGGACATGGCGAGCGCCCGGTGCCGTGGGGGCGCTGGGGGGTTACCCGGTgccggccccgccccgcgccgccgcgctgcgctgcgctgcgctgcaCCGCGCCACCGCCACCCCCGCGCGCAGCCATTGCGGGCAGGCgcggagctgctgctgggccccCGTGCGCTGTACGGCCCGGACCGGCCCGGCCCGGATCCCGGGGACATGGTGCGGGAATGGCCCGCGCCGCAGACACCTTCCCGCTGCACCGCCTCGTGTGGCACAACCGGCACCAGGCGCTGGACAGTGCGCTGCGCTCCGGCACGGTGCGCGCCGG CACGACGTGGAGCTGACGGACCCCCGAGGACGCACCCCGCTGCACCTGGCCACCACGCTGGGCCACCTGGAGTCGGTGCGGGTGCTGCTGCGGCACAACGCCAACGTGGGCCGGGAGAACGCCAACGGCTGGACGG tgctgcaggaggcgGTGAGCACCGGGGATCCCGAGATAGTGCAGCTGGTGCTCCAGTACCGCGACTACCAGCGGGCAACGCGGCGGCTTGCCGGCATCCCCGAGCTGCTCAGCAAGCTGCGCCGG GCCTCTGACTTCTACGTGGAGATGAAGTGGGAATTTACCAGCTGGG tgcccCTCGTGTCCAAGGTGTGCCCCAGTGATGTGTACCGTGTCTGGAAGCGGGGTGAGAGCCTGCGGGTGGACACCACGCTGCTGGGCTTCGAGCACATGACGTGGCAGCGGGGCCGCCGCAGCTACATCTTCAAGGGAGAAG AGGAGGGAGCGGTGGTGATGGAGGTGGACCACGACAAGCAGGTGGTGTACACTGAGACGCTGGCACTGGCCCTGCACGAGCCAgacctgctgctggcagccatgCAGCCCTCGGAGGAGCATGTGGCTGGGCGGCTGACGTCGCCCATCGTCTCCACGCACCTGGACACCAGGAACATCGCCTTTGAGCG GAACAAGTCAGGGATCTGGGGATGGCGCTCAGAGAAGATGGAGGTGGTCAGCGGCTACGAGGCCAAGGTGCCGCTGGCAGG ACCACCTCATCCTCTCCTGCAGGTGTACAGTGCCAGCAATGTGGAGCTGGTCACCAAGACGAGGACAGAGCACCTCTCGGATCAGGACAAGTCCCGCTCTAAAG GCTCCCGCACCCCCTTCCACTCCTTTCTGggcctggcacagcagcacagcactcacaATGGG GCACCCGCGCCTCCTGCCGCCAGCCCCACCAACCCCACGGCCATCACCCTGGAGGAGTATTTCGACCCACACTTCGACCTGGAGGCGCGCAACATCGGGCGCCCCATCGAGGTGTCCAGCAAGGTGCAGAG GTTCAAGGCCACGCTGTGGCTCTGCGAGGAGCACCCGCTGTCGCTGGCCGAGCAGGTGGCCCCCATCATCGACCTGATGGCCATCAGCAATGCGCATTTCGCCAAGCTGCGCGACTTCATCACCCTGAAGCTGCCCCCCGGCTTCCCCGTCAAGATTG AGATCCCCCTATTCCACGTCCTCAACGCCCGCATCACCTTCAGCAACCTCTGCGGCTGCGACCAACCGCTGGGCTCAGTGCGGGTCTGCAACCCTACGCAGCCCCCCGGTGCCAGGGCGGCCGGGCCTGGAG GATGGCCGTTCCCGTGCGAGGTGGAGCCGGCGGTGTTCGAGGTGCCGCCGGGATACACAGTGATGGGCGCGGGGCGCAGCGAGCCGCTGCGGGAGGATGAGGATGATTTGCTGCAGTTTGCCATCCAGCAGAGCCTGCTGGAAGCAGGCAGCGAGACCGAGCAG GTGACCGTGTGGGAGGCGCTGACCAACGCCCGGCCGGGGCCGCGCCCGCCGCCCTACGacgaggagctgcagctggagcg GGCGCTGCAGGagagcctgctgctgcaggccGGGCCCGGACCGGCCGACACCGGCACCGCCCCCGCCAACCCCGGCTACGGTGGCTTCGCGGAGCAGCTGCGGTTGGCCATGGCGCTGTCGGAGCGCGAGCAGGAGGAGCGAGAGCGGCGCCGGCGGGAGGAGGACGAGGAGCTGCAGCGCATCCTGCGCCTCTCGCTCACCGACAAGTAG
- the ANKRD13D gene encoding ankyrin repeat domain-containing protein 13D isoform X3, translated as MSGNVRMPKKNTHTQKKEGKQTNKKAVFFIIKMWKTTVRLRSLRGGTGTRRVGRTWRAPGAVGALGGYPVPAPPRAAALRCAALHRATATPARSHCGQARSCCWAPVRCTARTGPARIPGTWCGNGPRRRHLPAAPPRVAQPAPGAGQCAALRHGARRHDVELTDPRGRTPLHLATTLGHLESVRVLLRHNANVGRENANGWTVLQEAVSTGDPEIVQLVLQYRDYQRATRRLAGIPELLSKLRRASDFYVEMKWEFTSWVPLVSKVCPSDVYRVWKRGESLRVDTTLLGFEHMTWQRGRRSYIFKGEEEGAVVMEVDHDKQVVYTETLALALHEPDLLLAAMQPSEEHVAGRLTSPIVSTHLDTRNIAFERNKSGIWGWRSEKMEVVSGYEAKAPAPPSTPFWAWHSSTALTMGHPRLLPPAPPTPRPSPWRSISTHTSTWRRATSGAPSRCPARFKATLWLCEEHPLSLAEQVAPIIDLMAISNAHFAKLRDFITLKLPPGFPVKIEIPLFHVLNARITFSNLCGCDQPLGSVRVCNPTQPPGARAAGPGGWPFPCEVEPAVFEVPPGYTVMGAGRSEPLREDEDDLLQFAIQQSLLEAGSETEQVTVWEALTNARPGPRPPPYDEELQLERALQESLLLQAGPGPADTGTAPANPGYGGFAEQLRLAMALSEREQEERERRRREEDEELQRILRLSLTDK; from the exons ATGAGCGGAAACGTGAGAATGcctaaaaaaaacacacacacacaaaaaaaagaagggaaacaaacaaacaaaaaagcagttttttttataataaaaatgtggaaaacCACAGTCAGGCTCCGGAGTCTGCGGGGCGGCACCGGGACGAGGAGAGTGGGGAGGACATGGCGAGCGCCCGGTGCCGTGGGGGCGCTGGGGGGTTACCCGGTgccggccccgccccgcgccgccgcgctgcgctgcgctgcgctgcaCCGCGCCACCGCCACCCCCGCGCGCAGCCATTGCGGGCAGGCgcggagctgctgctgggccccCGTGCGCTGTACGGCCCGGACCGGCCCGGCCCGGATCCCGGGGACATGGTGCGGGAATGGCCCGCGCCGCAGACACCTTCCCGCTGCACCGCCTCGTGTGGCACAACCGGCACCAGGCGCTGGACAGTGCGCTGCGCTCCGGCACGGTGCGCGCCGG CACGACGTGGAGCTGACGGACCCCCGAGGACGCACCCCGCTGCACCTGGCCACCACGCTGGGCCACCTGGAGTCGGTGCGGGTGCTGCTGCGGCACAACGCCAACGTGGGCCGGGAGAACGCCAACGGCTGGACGG tgctgcaggaggcgGTGAGCACCGGGGATCCCGAGATAGTGCAGCTGGTGCTCCAGTACCGCGACTACCAGCGGGCAACGCGGCGGCTTGCCGGCATCCCCGAGCTGCTCAGCAAGCTGCGCCGG GCCTCTGACTTCTACGTGGAGATGAAGTGGGAATTTACCAGCTGGG tgcccCTCGTGTCCAAGGTGTGCCCCAGTGATGTGTACCGTGTCTGGAAGCGGGGTGAGAGCCTGCGGGTGGACACCACGCTGCTGGGCTTCGAGCACATGACGTGGCAGCGGGGCCGCCGCAGCTACATCTTCAAGGGAGAAG AGGAGGGAGCGGTGGTGATGGAGGTGGACCACGACAAGCAGGTGGTGTACACTGAGACGCTGGCACTGGCCCTGCACGAGCCAgacctgctgctggcagccatgCAGCCCTCGGAGGAGCATGTGGCTGGGCGGCTGACGTCGCCCATCGTCTCCACGCACCTGGACACCAGGAACATCGCCTTTGAGCG GAACAAGTCAGGGATCTGGGGATGGCGCTCAGAGAAGATGGAGGTGGTCAGCGGCTACGAGGCCAAG GCTCCCGCACCCCCTTCCACTCCTTTCTGggcctggcacagcagcacagcactcacaATGGG GCACCCGCGCCTCCTGCCGCCAGCCCCACCAACCCCACGGCCATCACCCTGGAGGAGTATTTCGACCCACACTTCGACCTGGAGGCGCGCAACATCGGGCGCCCCATCGAGGTGTCCAGCAAG GTTCAAGGCCACGCTGTGGCTCTGCGAGGAGCACCCGCTGTCGCTGGCCGAGCAGGTGGCCCCCATCATCGACCTGATGGCCATCAGCAATGCGCATTTCGCCAAGCTGCGCGACTTCATCACCCTGAAGCTGCCCCCCGGCTTCCCCGTCAAGATTG AGATCCCCCTATTCCACGTCCTCAACGCCCGCATCACCTTCAGCAACCTCTGCGGCTGCGACCAACCGCTGGGCTCAGTGCGGGTCTGCAACCCTACGCAGCCCCCCGGTGCCAGGGCGGCCGGGCCTGGAG GATGGCCGTTCCCGTGCGAGGTGGAGCCGGCGGTGTTCGAGGTGCCGCCGGGATACACAGTGATGGGCGCGGGGCGCAGCGAGCCGCTGCGGGAGGATGAGGATGATTTGCTGCAGTTTGCCATCCAGCAGAGCCTGCTGGAAGCAGGCAGCGAGACCGAGCAG GTGACCGTGTGGGAGGCGCTGACCAACGCCCGGCCGGGGCCGCGCCCGCCGCCCTACGacgaggagctgcagctggagcg GGCGCTGCAGGagagcctgctgctgcaggccGGGCCCGGACCGGCCGACACCGGCACCGCCCCCGCCAACCCCGGCTACGGTGGCTTCGCGGAGCAGCTGCGGTTGGCCATGGCGCTGTCGGAGCGCGAGCAGGAGGAGCGAGAGCGGCGCCGGCGGGAGGAGGACGAGGAGCTGCAGCGCATCCTGCGCCTCTCGCTCACCGACAAGTAG